The Tenacibaculum jejuense genome includes a window with the following:
- a CDS encoding S66 peptidase family protein: protein MKLTTPSYLKKGDTVAIIAPAGILINRETVIKKAVDLLESWGLQVVLGDHVFTQSNHFAGSDEQRIEDFQKALDNPNIKAIWCARGGYGSVRIIDHLDFNQFMKQPKWIIGYSDVTVFHNHIHNLGVETLHAIMGTSMQDDIAIINESVETLRKAIFGEDLEYQLPSNQNNRVGVVTGQLVGGNLAILASLLGSKSQLNTTDKILFVEEIGEYEYAIDRMLFSLKRANYFKNVKGVIIGDISKVKENSTKWGMPIENLILNVLPENIPVLFDFPAGHEPDNRALVMGRSIELSVKNKQKSNIKFINE, encoded by the coding sequence ATGAAGTTGACTACACCATCGTATCTTAAAAAAGGAGATACAGTTGCCATTATTGCTCCTGCAGGAATTTTAATAAATAGAGAAACTGTTATTAAAAAAGCAGTAGACTTACTAGAAAGTTGGGGTTTACAAGTAGTATTGGGTGATCATGTGTTTACGCAGTCAAATCATTTTGCAGGTTCAGATGAACAAAGAATCGAAGATTTTCAAAAAGCATTAGACAACCCAAATATTAAAGCGATTTGGTGTGCAAGAGGTGGTTATGGTTCTGTACGAATTATAGATCACTTAGATTTTAACCAATTTATGAAACAACCCAAATGGATCATTGGTTATTCTGATGTTACCGTTTTTCATAATCACATTCACAATTTAGGAGTTGAAACTTTACATGCGATTATGGGAACCAGTATGCAAGATGATATAGCCATAATTAACGAATCTGTAGAAACTTTACGAAAAGCTATTTTTGGTGAAGATTTAGAATATCAATTACCATCAAATCAAAATAATAGGGTAGGAGTAGTGACAGGACAATTAGTCGGTGGAAACTTAGCGATTTTAGCTTCACTATTAGGATCAAAGAGTCAGCTGAATACAACAGATAAAATTCTATTTGTTGAAGAAATCGGTGAGTATGAATATGCAATTGATCGCATGTTGTTTAGCTTAAAGCGAGCTAATTATTTCAAAAATGTTAAAGGTGTAATTATTGGAGATATTTCGAAAGTAAAAGAGAATTCAACAAAATGGGGAATGCCTATTGAAAATTTAATTTTAAATGTATTACCTGAAAATATTCCTGTGCTTTTTGATTTTCCTGCAGGACACGAACCCGACAATCGTGCGTTAGTAATGGGAAGAAGTATTGAGTTATCAGTAAAAAACAAACAAAAATCAAACATCAAGTTTATAAATGAATAA
- a CDS encoding PepSY domain-containing protein produces the protein MTLSIWRYSHLTLAISSFLFIIVAAITGVILAFEPVSNQLETYSVSHLSEVSVAEMITVLQEEYEEVISVEIDNNSFVVADVITKEGESQTCYIDPKTGKKLGDIKPKASIYKFATTLHRSLFLKSIGRFFVGLVSFLLFLITVSGLVLILKRQGSLKKFFNKVTWENFYQYFHVVLGRLSIIPLIIITISGVYLSLEKFNLLPKEKISHAIDFDHLKAEPQQKISNFKIFQQTKLSELRKIDFPFSSDVEDYFLVQVTDKEFTVNQITGEVLSEVHYPFTKVVAYYSLLLHTGQGSIFWAIILAFSSIATLFFVYSGFAMTFQRIKGKTRNKFKKETCEYVILVGTENGSTQTFAKMLYRAMINAGKKVFITDLNKYTTFENMQHLVVLTATYGEGEAPSNASKFLKLLQDKTIHNHPFSFSVVAFGSLAYPKFCQFGFDVDAALTSNENATMLLPIHTINNKSFEAFSQWKQEFSNTNQTELKLDKTILTKRKKTVLLPLVRKVTNDFAKETFLLEFDCNVKFTSGDLLGIYPNDQEHERLYSIAKINDKLLLSVKRHELGICSNYLHNLVAGNSINAFVKKNPTFHFPEKAPKVIMIATGTGIAPFLGMINEAKSTKVDLYFGLPNKASLQIYESVLNEKKLSKINYVFSREGDKKVYVQDVIAEQIDQIISDLHNGTVIMICGAIAMQNAIFLVLETALEKNGKTLSYYKNRNQILVDCY, from the coding sequence ATGACACTTTCAATTTGGAGATATAGTCATTTAACACTGGCTATATCTTCTTTCTTATTTATAATAGTAGCTGCAATTACAGGAGTTATTTTAGCTTTTGAACCTGTTTCTAATCAGTTAGAAACCTATTCGGTATCTCATCTTTCTGAGGTTTCAGTTGCAGAAATGATAACAGTATTACAAGAAGAATACGAAGAAGTTATTTCTGTTGAAATCGATAATAATAGTTTTGTAGTAGCGGATGTAATTACCAAAGAAGGTGAAAGTCAAACGTGTTATATTGATCCAAAAACAGGAAAAAAATTAGGAGATATTAAACCGAAAGCCTCAATTTATAAGTTTGCTACCACATTGCATCGTTCTTTATTTTTGAAAAGTATTGGTCGATTTTTTGTTGGCTTAGTTTCATTTTTATTGTTTTTAATTACAGTTTCTGGACTCGTTTTAATTCTGAAAAGACAAGGAAGTTTAAAGAAATTTTTTAATAAAGTTACTTGGGAAAATTTCTATCAGTACTTTCATGTAGTCTTAGGAAGGCTTTCTATAATTCCTTTAATCATTATAACAATATCTGGAGTATATCTTTCTCTAGAAAAGTTTAATCTTTTACCTAAAGAGAAAATCAGTCATGCTATAGATTTTGATCATTTAAAAGCTGAACCACAACAAAAGATTTCAAATTTTAAAATCTTTCAGCAAACAAAATTATCGGAACTCAGAAAAATAGATTTTCCATTTTCATCTGATGTAGAAGATTACTTTTTAGTACAAGTTACAGATAAAGAATTCACAGTAAATCAGATCACAGGAGAAGTATTAAGTGAAGTACATTATCCGTTTACAAAAGTAGTAGCTTACTACAGTTTACTTTTACATACTGGACAAGGAAGTATATTTTGGGCGATTATTTTAGCATTCTCAAGTATAGCCACTTTGTTTTTTGTGTATTCTGGATTTGCAATGACATTTCAACGCATAAAAGGAAAAACTCGAAATAAATTCAAGAAGGAAACATGTGAATATGTGATTTTGGTTGGTACAGAAAATGGAAGTACACAAACGTTTGCCAAAATGCTTTATAGAGCAATGATAAATGCTGGTAAAAAGGTTTTTATTACCGATTTAAATAAGTACACTACTTTTGAAAATATGCAACATTTAGTTGTATTAACAGCAACTTACGGAGAAGGTGAAGCTCCGTCTAATGCTTCTAAATTCTTGAAATTACTTCAAGATAAAACAATTCATAACCATCCGTTTTCTTTTTCAGTAGTTGCTTTTGGTTCGTTGGCTTATCCTAAGTTTTGTCAGTTCGGATTCGATGTTGATGCTGCTTTAACATCAAATGAAAATGCGACAATGCTATTACCAATTCATACAATAAATAATAAATCATTTGAAGCATTTTCACAATGGAAACAAGAATTCAGTAATACAAATCAAACTGAATTAAAACTCGATAAAACGATACTAACCAAAAGAAAAAAAACAGTTTTATTACCATTAGTTAGAAAAGTAACAAATGATTTCGCTAAAGAAACTTTTTTGTTAGAATTTGATTGTAATGTAAAGTTTACTTCTGGAGATTTATTAGGTATTTATCCGAATGATCAAGAACATGAACGTTTGTATTCTATCGCAAAAATTAATGATAAATTACTACTGAGTGTTAAGCGACATGAATTAGGTATTTGTTCTAACTATTTACACAATTTGGTAGCAGGAAATTCTATCAATGCGTTTGTGAAAAAGAATCCGACATTTCATTTTCCGGAGAAAGCTCCGAAAGTAATTATGATTGCTACAGGAACTGGTATCGCACCATTTTTAGGAATGATAAATGAAGCGAAATCAACAAAAGTAGATTTGTATTTTGGATTACCTAACAAAGCAAGTTTACAGATTTATGAATCTGTATTAAATGAAAAAAAATTATCGAAGATCAATTATGTGTTTTCAAGAGAAGGTGATAAAAAAGTATATGTTCAAGATGTAATTGCAGAGCAAATAGATCAAATTATTTCAGACTTACATAACGGAACAGTAATTATGATTTGTGGAGCCATAGCAATGCAAAACGCCATATTTTTAGTTTTGGAAACAGCACTTGAAAAAAACGGTAAAACTTTAAGTTATTATAAAAACAGAAACCAAATTTTGGTTGATTGCTACTAA
- a CDS encoding DUF2271 domain-containing protein encodes MKLITRISLVLLLSFTVFAFTIKETAKYKCMIQLKNYDGEGAYIVVSLLDTEGKYLETLQVLGDDDEWYHEISEWWDFYGKRRPDIDAVTGATISGGQRAIKVVEIPTDKIDAGYKIRFETAVEDQEYYADDVQFELTSENVKSKFEGKGFIRYVRMMPQK; translated from the coding sequence ATGAAATTAATCACAAGAATAAGTTTAGTTCTCCTATTATCATTCACAGTTTTTGCTTTCACAATAAAGGAAACAGCAAAATACAAATGCATGATTCAGTTAAAGAATTATGATGGAGAAGGAGCATATATTGTAGTTTCTCTTTTAGATACAGAAGGAAAATATTTAGAAACACTTCAAGTATTGGGAGATGATGACGAATGGTATCATGAAATATCTGAATGGTGGGATTTTTATGGAAAAAGAAGACCAGATATTGATGCAGTTACAGGAGCAACAATTAGCGGAGGACAACGTGCAATTAAAGTGGTAGAAATTCCAACAGATAAAATTGATGCAGGTTATAAAATTCGATTTGAAACAGCTGTTGAAGATCAAGAGTATTATGCAGATGATGTTCAATTTGAATTAACTTCAGAAAACGTAAAAAGTAAGTTTGAAGGTAAAGGCTTCATTAGATATGTAAGAATGATGCCTCAAAAATAG
- a CDS encoding ankyrin repeat domain-containing protein produces the protein MNFKSFILCVFVVGMLQEQKSKNIFLDRAFWKSKPTLELVKTKISEGNDPTALSGSSFDAISYALLETSDVVSNDIIKYLLTIKGNGVNKLTHDGRTYVFWAAYKNRLDLVKYLVAKGAKLDVIDSHGYTALNFAVSTGVKNIALFDYLVSKGVDVKKDKDLHGANALLLAIPTQKDFELIDYFVSKGLSLNDTDNDGNGAINYAAKKGNQKIIDQLIAKGLPYKNKNKIGGNAMIMATQGGRRGYNSLAFFKYLEGKGIAPNVTTTKGLTPLHNLAYRNQDVASLQYFIDKGVSLDQQNEEGNTPLMNASYRNSLEVVQLLVEKTKNINVQNKKGQSALTNSLRNKTAVVNYLLEQNANVFVEDAKGNNLAFYLAASYNAKKEDEFVSKINLLKAKGFDFTKAQKDGNTLFHLAADKGNLPLLKFLQKFKIDVNAKNKEGQTALQKAVMVAKKPEIVKFLLANGADKTVTTSFDETIYDLAQENEQLSKFDLSFLK, from the coding sequence ATGAATTTTAAGAGTTTTATACTATGTGTTTTTGTAGTTGGAATGCTGCAAGAGCAAAAGAGTAAAAATATATTTTTAGATAGAGCTTTTTGGAAATCTAAACCAACATTAGAACTTGTAAAAACTAAAATTTCCGAAGGAAATGATCCTACAGCATTAAGCGGAAGTAGTTTTGATGCAATTTCTTATGCTTTATTGGAAACGTCCGACGTAGTTAGCAACGATATTATAAAGTATTTACTTACGATTAAAGGAAATGGAGTGAACAAATTAACTCACGATGGACGAACTTATGTTTTCTGGGCTGCCTACAAAAATCGTTTAGATTTGGTAAAATATTTAGTTGCTAAAGGAGCTAAATTAGATGTAATTGATAGTCATGGTTATACAGCGTTAAATTTTGCTGTGTCTACAGGAGTAAAGAATATAGCATTATTTGATTATCTAGTTTCTAAAGGAGTAGATGTAAAGAAAGATAAAGATTTACATGGAGCTAATGCATTATTATTAGCGATTCCTACTCAAAAAGATTTTGAACTGATTGATTATTTCGTGTCTAAAGGTTTGAGTTTAAACGATACTGATAACGATGGAAACGGAGCTATAAACTATGCTGCAAAAAAAGGAAATCAGAAAATTATTGATCAGTTAATAGCAAAAGGATTACCATACAAGAATAAAAATAAGATTGGAGGAAATGCCATGATTATGGCCACACAAGGTGGAAGAAGAGGTTATAATTCTTTAGCTTTTTTCAAATATTTAGAAGGTAAAGGAATTGCGCCAAATGTAACAACAACTAAAGGGTTAACTCCGCTTCACAACTTAGCGTATAGAAATCAAGATGTAGCTTCATTACAGTATTTCATAGACAAAGGTGTGAGTTTAGATCAACAAAATGAAGAAGGTAATACACCGTTAATGAATGCTAGTTATAGAAATTCTCTTGAAGTAGTTCAATTATTAGTAGAAAAAACAAAGAATATTAATGTTCAAAACAAGAAAGGACAATCTGCATTAACTAATTCATTAAGAAATAAAACAGCTGTAGTTAACTATTTGCTTGAGCAAAACGCAAATGTGTTTGTTGAAGATGCCAAAGGAAACAATTTAGCTTTTTATTTAGCTGCGTCTTATAATGCTAAAAAAGAAGACGAATTTGTATCGAAAATCAATTTGTTAAAAGCAAAAGGTTTTGACTTTACAAAAGCTCAGAAAGATGGAAATACATTATTCCATTTAGCTGCTGATAAAGGGAATTTACCATTATTAAAATTCTTACAGAAGTTTAAAATCGATGTGAATGCTAAGAATAAAGAAGGACAAACGGCTTTACAAAAAGCAGTAATGGTTGCTAAAAAACCTGAAATAGTAAAGTTTTTATTAGCTAATGGAGCAGATAAAACTGTGACGACAAGTTTTGATGAAACGATATACGATTTGGCACAAGAAAATGAACAATTATCAAAGTTCGATTTAAGTTTTTTAAAATAA
- the metG gene encoding methionine--tRNA ligase yields MSSSKRYTITAALPYTNGPIHIGHLAGVYVPADIYSRFLRLKGNDVAYICGSDEHGVAIPMRAKKEGVTPTEIIDKYHAIIKQSFEDFGISFDNYSRTSNKIHHETASEFFKKMYADGEFIEEVSEQLYDAEADQFLADRFVIGTCPKCGNEESYGDQCEKCGTSHNATDLINPKSAITGNVPVLKQTKHWFLPLDKHEPFLREWILEGHKNDWKSNVLGQVKSWIDDGLRPRAVTRDLDWGIPVPVEGAEGKVLYVWFDAPIGYISSTKEWAAREGKNWEDYWKNEDTKLVHFIGKDNIVFHCIIFPSMLKAHGDYILPENVPANEFLNLEGNKLSTSKNWAVWLHEYLEEFPGQQDVLRYTLTANAPENKDNDFTWKDFQAKNNNELVAVFGNFINRVAVLTNKYYDGVIPAPNEFTELDEEVLEQLQQFPDIIEKSIQRYRFREASQEFMNLARLGNKYLADEEPWKLVKTDEERVKTIMYVALQIATALSVLSEPFLPFTSGKLKGILKTDPNLGWNDITEKDTLLPEGHKIQEGKPELLFSKIEDKTIEAQLEKLEATKKANEAANKAVEPQKDTIEFDDFTKMDIRIGTILEAEKIAKTKKLLKLKIDVGIDVRTIVSGIAESFSPEDVIGQQVTVLCNLAPRKIRGVESQGMILMTDAEDGSLAFMEPQKDTKNGEQVS; encoded by the coding sequence ATGAGTTCTTCTAAAAGATATACGATTACAGCTGCATTACCTTATACTAATGGACCAATTCATATTGGACATTTAGCTGGGGTTTATGTACCTGCTGATATTTATTCGCGTTTTTTACGTTTAAAAGGTAATGATGTTGCTTACATCTGTGGTTCAGATGAGCACGGTGTAGCTATACCAATGCGTGCTAAAAAAGAAGGCGTAACTCCAACGGAGATTATTGATAAGTATCATGCAATTATTAAACAATCTTTTGAAGACTTCGGAATTTCTTTTGATAACTACTCTAGAACTTCAAACAAAATTCATCATGAAACAGCTTCTGAATTTTTCAAAAAGATGTATGCTGATGGTGAATTTATCGAAGAAGTTTCTGAGCAATTATACGATGCCGAAGCTGATCAGTTTTTAGCCGATCGTTTCGTAATTGGTACTTGTCCGAAATGTGGGAATGAAGAAAGTTATGGTGATCAGTGTGAAAAATGTGGAACAAGTCATAATGCAACAGATTTAATTAATCCTAAATCTGCAATTACTGGAAATGTTCCTGTGTTAAAGCAAACAAAACATTGGTTTTTACCTTTAGATAAGCACGAGCCTTTTTTACGTGAGTGGATTTTAGAAGGTCATAAAAACGATTGGAAATCCAATGTGTTGGGACAAGTAAAATCTTGGATTGATGATGGATTACGTCCGCGTGCTGTAACTCGTGATTTAGATTGGGGAATTCCTGTTCCTGTTGAAGGCGCTGAAGGAAAAGTTTTATACGTTTGGTTTGATGCGCCTATCGGATACATTTCTTCTACAAAAGAATGGGCTGCAAGAGAAGGAAAAAACTGGGAAGATTATTGGAAGAACGAAGACACGAAATTAGTGCACTTTATTGGAAAAGATAATATTGTATTCCACTGTATTATTTTCCCATCGATGTTAAAAGCGCATGGAGATTATATTTTACCAGAAAACGTTCCTGCAAATGAGTTTTTAAACTTAGAAGGAAACAAATTATCCACTTCTAAAAATTGGGCGGTTTGGTTACATGAGTATTTAGAAGAATTTCCTGGACAGCAAGATGTATTACGTTATACATTAACTGCTAATGCACCTGAAAATAAAGATAATGACTTTACTTGGAAAGATTTTCAAGCAAAGAACAATAATGAATTAGTAGCTGTATTCGGAAACTTTATTAACCGTGTGGCTGTTCTTACCAATAAATATTATGATGGAGTTATTCCTGCACCTAATGAGTTCACAGAATTAGATGAAGAGGTTTTAGAACAATTACAACAATTTCCTGATATTATTGAAAAATCGATTCAACGTTATAGATTTAGAGAAGCTTCTCAAGAGTTTATGAATCTTGCTCGTTTAGGAAATAAATATTTGGCAGATGAAGAGCCATGGAAATTAGTTAAAACTGACGAAGAACGTGTAAAAACAATTATGTATGTTGCTTTACAAATTGCAACTGCATTATCTGTTTTATCTGAGCCATTTTTACCATTTACTTCTGGAAAACTAAAAGGCATTTTAAAAACCGATCCAAATTTAGGTTGGAACGATATCACTGAGAAAGATACTTTATTACCTGAAGGACATAAGATTCAAGAAGGGAAGCCTGAGTTATTATTCTCTAAAATTGAAGATAAAACTATTGAAGCTCAATTAGAAAAATTAGAAGCTACTAAAAAAGCAAATGAAGCTGCAAATAAAGCTGTAGAACCTCAAAAAGATACTATAGAGTTCGATGACTTTACTAAAATGGATATTCGTATTGGTACTATTTTAGAAGCTGAAAAAATTGCTAAAACTAAAAAGCTTTTAAAACTTAAAATAGATGTAGGTATTGATGTTCGTACGATCGTTTCTGGAATTGCAGAAAGTTTTTCACCAGAAGATGTTATTGGACAACAAGTAACTGTACTTTGTAATTTAGCTCCACGAAAAATTAGAGGTGTTGAAAGTCAAGGAATGATTTTAATGACAGATGCTGAAGATGGTTCTTTAGCTTTTATGGAACCTCAAAAAGATACTAAAAACGGAGAACAGGTTTCTTAA
- a CDS encoding DoxX family protein codes for MKTIFKTLITPVLQKHWGIDLHFAIIRFICGMLLTIDFGASKFGMPWTPSDRNLAFFEVIAWFPEDVEAYGGIFALFPVFFAWMGAFSEAVGGLFFALGFKTRLSSFLIICTMLIAIFMQKWNSGTWAMLPAMGFLWVATYNLYLGSGRFGVDYLISKKLN; via the coding sequence ATGAAAACAATTTTCAAAACATTAATTACACCGGTTTTACAGAAACATTGGGGAATTGATTTACATTTTGCAATTATTCGTTTTATATGCGGAATGTTATTAACTATAGATTTTGGAGCAAGTAAGTTTGGAATGCCATGGACGCCTTCTGATCGAAATTTAGCTTTTTTTGAAGTTATAGCTTGGTTTCCAGAAGATGTAGAAGCTTACGGAGGAATATTCGCTTTGTTTCCTGTATTTTTTGCTTGGATGGGTGCTTTTAGTGAAGCAGTTGGAGGATTGTTTTTTGCTTTAGGTTTTAAGACTAGATTATCATCATTTTTAATTATTTGTACCATGTTAATTGCCATATTTATGCAAAAATGGAATAGCGGAACATGGGCAATGTTGCCAGCCATGGGATTTCTATGGGTAGCAACCTATAATTTATACTTAGGATCAGGAAGATTTGGAGTCGATTATTTAATTTCTAAAAAACTAAACTAA
- a CDS encoding helix-turn-helix domain-containing protein, with amino-acid sequence MIILPAFTFPNFNLYSTPLLVLVLQALLFSVLLIVKYSKNKNVSYLILSIILLLVSYQQICYTVGFMGWYDTYRTTKINYWLMPVSLVVAPMIYFYVRSITQSNFKFKKSDIKHFLMMLSLILFRVCIYIYDAFQPGFHETQNGVLKVAIDEKIIQPILVFLDFAVMLLYLAFTFQLFYNYRKKINQFFSNTYKLELNWVLSFLIVFSILFLYGSIQTVIDVAFISLSYTQQWWLNLLMAVSMLYIGVRGFFTDTGKLNTVKFDFNVEEKEVNLPNEKKKVSEQEIQLIDEYMKVEKPYLNAELNLSDLASNLHMHRSQLSQIINQGFDKNFNDFINEFRVNAFKEELKKGSHKELSLLGIALDCGFNSKATFNRVFRKLTQTSPTEFIKQLSLE; translated from the coding sequence ATGATAATATTACCTGCGTTTACATTTCCTAACTTTAATTTATACAGTACACCTCTTTTAGTATTGGTTTTACAAGCATTGTTATTCTCAGTATTGTTAATCGTCAAATACTCAAAAAACAAAAATGTTTCGTATTTAATTTTATCAATCATTTTACTATTAGTTTCTTACCAGCAGATCTGTTATACAGTAGGTTTTATGGGATGGTATGATACCTACCGAACCACTAAAATCAACTACTGGTTAATGCCTGTTAGTTTAGTTGTAGCTCCAATGATTTATTTTTATGTGAGATCAATCACACAATCTAATTTTAAATTTAAAAAATCAGATATCAAACATTTTCTAATGATGTTGTCTTTGATTTTATTTCGAGTTTGTATTTACATTTATGATGCTTTTCAACCAGGTTTTCACGAAACTCAAAATGGAGTTTTAAAAGTAGCAATCGATGAAAAAATTATTCAGCCAATATTAGTTTTTTTAGATTTTGCAGTAATGCTGTTGTATTTGGCTTTTACGTTTCAATTATTTTACAATTACAGGAAAAAAATCAATCAATTTTTTTCTAATACTTATAAGCTAGAGTTAAACTGGGTATTGAGTTTTTTAATCGTATTTTCTATTTTGTTTTTATACGGAAGTATTCAAACTGTAATTGATGTTGCTTTTATATCGTTAAGTTATACCCAGCAATGGTGGTTAAATTTATTGATGGCAGTAAGTATGTTGTATATTGGAGTTCGTGGTTTTTTTACAGATACAGGAAAACTGAATACTGTAAAGTTTGATTTTAATGTAGAGGAAAAAGAAGTAAATCTACCTAATGAAAAAAAGAAGGTGTCTGAACAAGAAATTCAATTGATAGATGAGTACATGAAAGTAGAAAAACCATATTTAAATGCTGAGCTGAATTTATCAGATTTGGCATCAAATTTACACATGCATCGATCGCAATTATCACAAATTATTAATCAAGGTTTTGATAAAAACTTTAATGACTTTATCAACGAATTTCGAGTAAACGCTTTTAAAGAAGAGTTAAAAAAAGGATCACATAAAGAACTTTCTCTTCTAGGAATTGCCTTAGATTGTGGTTTTAATAGTAAGGCTACTTTTAATCGTGTTTTTAGAAAATTAACACAGACTTCACCAACAGAGTTTATCAAACAATTATCATTAGAGTAG
- a CDS encoding histone deacetylase family protein, translating to MLKIAHHEIYNHPLPDKHRFPMEKYDLIPQQLLYEGTCTKDNFFEPEIPNNKHFFSVHTPEYFFDLLNITLSKKEERKIGFPLSEQLIAREMIIADGTMKASEYALEYGVAMNIAGGTHHAFTNSGEGFCMLNDQAIATRYLQKKGLAKKILIVDLDVHQGNGTAEIFKDDTSVFTFSMHGKTNYPFHKEQSDLDIPLENDTKDEEYLSILKSTLPKLISQEQPDFIFYLCGVDILESDKLGKLSVSLLGCKERDRFVLQTCRNLKIPVMCSMGGGYSQDIKIIVDAHANTFRLAQEIFF from the coding sequence ATGTTAAAAATCGCACACCACGAAATTTATAATCATCCGTTACCTGATAAGCACCGTTTTCCGATGGAGAAATACGATCTAATTCCGCAACAACTTTTGTATGAAGGAACTTGTACAAAAGATAATTTCTTTGAACCTGAAATTCCGAACAACAAGCATTTTTTTTCAGTTCATACTCCTGAATATTTTTTTGATTTATTAAATATTACGTTGTCAAAAAAAGAAGAACGTAAAATCGGTTTTCCATTAAGCGAACAACTTATTGCACGAGAAATGATTATTGCCGATGGAACAATGAAAGCTTCAGAATATGCTCTAGAATATGGAGTTGCTATGAATATAGCAGGTGGAACACATCATGCATTTACTAATAGTGGTGAAGGTTTCTGCATGTTAAATGATCAAGCAATTGCTACACGTTATCTTCAAAAAAAAGGATTGGCAAAAAAGATTTTAATTGTAGATTTAGATGTACATCAAGGAAATGGAACAGCTGAAATATTTAAAGATGATACTTCTGTTTTTACTTTTTCTATGCATGGAAAGACAAATTATCCTTTTCACAAAGAACAATCTGATCTAGATATTCCCTTAGAAAATGATACTAAAGATGAAGAATATCTTTCCATTTTAAAAAGCACCTTACCCAAATTAATAAGTCAAGAACAACCCGATTTTATTTTCTACTTATGTGGTGTTGATATTTTAGAAAGTGATAAACTTGGTAAATTAAGTGTGAGTTTATTAGGTTGTAAAGAACGTGATCGTTTTGTATTGCAAACCTGTAGAAATTTAAAAATACCTGTTATGTGTAGTATGGGCGGTGGATATTCTCAAGATATTAAAATCATCGTAGACGCCCATGCCAATACATTTCGTTTAGCTCAAGAGATATTTTTCTAA